A genomic window from Vitis riparia cultivar Riparia Gloire de Montpellier isolate 1030 chromosome 18, EGFV_Vit.rip_1.0, whole genome shotgun sequence includes:
- the LOC117905739 gene encoding beta-amyrin 28-monooxygenase-like produces the protein MDLFSAYLPYLVAFCLSLPLIIFVFLYKPSNTKLPPGKMGLPIIGESIEYGLAAAKGNPQGFIADRMTKYSPDVFRTSLMGENMAVMCGAAGNKFLFSNENKLVKSWWPRSVYKVLYFPSPNDKDSSGAADLMMNMKSYLIEFVKPDALQQYIPVMDSMAREHIDMDWAPNREVKVFQLVQKYTFALACRLFMYIQGEENIAKIAHPFHLIVQGFMSVPIDLPGTGFNRGIKGGKMIREEIEAVIKRRRTELLEKGVSKVPDLLSRMLLSQDEKGRHLNDIEINSYMVGLLLASHDTTSSAITFTLKYLALFPDVHNKVLKEQMEIAQSKGPGELLNWSDIQKMKYTWCVARESMRLAPPAQGAFREATTDFTFAGFTIPKGWKTHWCVHSTHKNPKYFPNPEKFDPSRFEGKGPEPYTFVPFGGGPRMCVGKEYARLEILVFIHNVVTKFKLETLLENEKILFGLSALPAKGLPIRLQPHQK, from the exons ATGGATCTCTTCTCCGCCTATCTGCCATACCTTGTAGCCTTCTGTTTGTCTCTTCCACTCATCATCTTTGTCTTTCTATACAAACCATCCAACACAAAGCTCCCTCCTGGTAAAATGGGGTTGCCCATCATCGGGGAAAGTATTGAGTATGGCTTAGCAGCCGCAAAGGGAAACCCACAGGGATTCATAGCTGATAGAATGACCAAGTACTCCCCCGATGTGTTTCGGACCTCCTTGATGGGAGAGAACATGGCTGTGATGTGTGGTGCGGCAGGGAACAAGTTCCTGTTCTCCAACGAGAACAAGCTTGTCAAGTCATGGTGGCCACGCTCAGTCTATAAAGTTCTCTACTTCCCATCTCCTAACGACAAGGATTCTTCTGGCGCAGCAGACTTGATGATGAACATGAAGAGCTATCTCATCGAATTTGTCAAGCCAGATGCTCTGCAGCAGTACATACCAGTCATGGATTCCATGGCACGCGAACATATAGATATGGATTGGGCTCCTAACAGAGAAGTGAAGGTGTTTCAATTAGTTCAGAAGTACACCTTCGCATTGGCCTGTCGCCTGTTTATGTACATCCAAGGCGAGGAGAATATTGCCAAGATTGCTCACCCCTTCCATCTTATTGTTCAAGGGTTCATGTCTGTTCCAATAGATCTTCCCGGTACTGGATTCAACCGTGGTATCAAAGGAGGAAAAATGATCAGGGAAGAGATTGAAGCAGTCATCAAAAGGAGAAGAACGGAGTTATTAGAGAAGGGAGTATCAAAAGTCCCTGATCTATTGTCTCGAATGCTCCTATCTCAAGATGAGAAAGGAAGGCATCTGAATGATATAGAGATCAACAGTTATATGGTTGGTTTACTCCTAGCCAGCCATGATACCACGAGTTCCGCAATAACTTTCACCCTGAAATATCTTGCACTGTTTCCTGATGTACATAATAAGGTCCTGAAAG AGCAAATGGAAATAGCACAGTCCAAAGGTCCAGGTGAGCTTCTGAATTGGAGTGACATCCAGAAGATGAAATATACTTGGTGTGTAGCAAGGGAATCAATGAGGCTTGCACCCCCTGCCCAAGGAGCTTTTAGAGAAGCCACGACTGACTTCACTTTTGCAGGTTTTACCATTCCAAAGGGATGGAAG ACCCATTGGTGTGTACATTCAACACATAAGAACCCCAAATACTTTCCCAATCCTGAGAAATTTGATCCATCCAGATTTGAAGGAAAGGGCCCTGAGCCATACACTTTTGTACCTTTTGGGGGAGGACCTCGAATGTGCGTTGGCAAAGAATATGCTCGATTGGAAATACTTGTGTTTATCCACAATGTGGTGACCAAATTCAAGTTAGAGACACTGcttgaaaatgaaaagattttgtttggtttgtcAGCCCTTCCGGCAAAAGGTCTCCCAATTCGCCTCCAGCCTCATCAAAAGTAG